A region from the Terriglobales bacterium genome encodes:
- a CDS encoding base excision DNA repair protein translates to MKSRAQIRRYYHRLSRAWGPQHWWPAGSRFEVIVGAYLTQNTAWTNVERAMANLRRARVLSLAGIRAISLPQLEQLVRPAGYFRQKAARLKQFVAHLDANYGGSLRRMCARPTAELREELLSLNGIGPETADSILLYAANHPVFVVDAYTRRLVVRHRLLPEKARYEEIRALFESALSGGQSQKQHTRDTKDHTKGAREARVPAAHPPSRMSTARRSELAQRYNEMHALIVQVGKHYCHKRGPECSGCPLHRFLPSDSALRLRKD, encoded by the coding sequence TTGAAGTCACGCGCCCAAATCCGCCGCTACTACCACAGGCTTTCCCGCGCCTGGGGGCCGCAGCACTGGTGGCCGGCCGGGTCGCGGTTCGAAGTGATCGTGGGCGCGTACCTCACGCAGAACACGGCGTGGACCAACGTCGAGCGTGCCATGGCCAACCTGCGGCGCGCGCGGGTGCTGAGCCTGGCGGGGATTCGCGCGATTTCCCTGCCCCAGTTGGAGCAACTGGTGCGGCCGGCGGGATATTTTCGCCAGAAGGCGGCGCGGCTGAAGCAGTTCGTCGCGCACCTGGATGCGAACTATGGCGGGTCGCTGCGGCGGATGTGTGCAAGGCCGACGGCGGAGTTGCGCGAAGAGCTGCTGTCACTCAACGGCATTGGTCCGGAGACGGCGGACTCGATCCTGCTGTACGCGGCGAACCATCCCGTGTTCGTGGTCGACGCGTACACGCGGCGATTGGTCGTGCGCCACCGGTTGCTGCCCGAGAAGGCGAGGTACGAGGAGATACGGGCGCTGTTTGAAAGCGCTCTATCGGGCGGCCAGAGTCAAAAGCAGCACACAAGGGACACAAAGGACCACACGAAGGGCGCCAGGGAAGCCCGTGTGCCGGCTGCGCACCCACCCTCGCGCATGAGCACCGCGCGGCGGAGTGAGCTCGCGCAGCGATACAACGAAATGCATGCCCTGATCGTGCAGGTGGGAAAGCATTATTGTCACAAGCGCGGGCCGGAGTGCAGCGGGTGTCCGCTCCACCGGTTCTTGCCTAGCGACTCCGCGTTGCGTCTGCGGAAAGACTAG
- a CDS encoding P1 family peptidase: MRPAYKWIVLLLLTTVVAAQARPRAREAGVVVGILPPGPLNAITDVPGVLVGHATLVRGENVRTGVTAILPHGGNLFREKTPGAVFVGNAFGKLMGSTQVEELGEIETPILLTSTLNGPRVGDALIDYMLALPGNEDVRSINPLVGETNDGYLNDIRSRPVGREDVFAAIKGAKPGPVEEGAVGAGTGTVAFGWKGGIGTASRKLPEKLGGWTVGVLVQTNFGGVLTINGAPVGRELGKYYLMDEFSSRLPNCGSAELPNCKPANARATSNSAIPQLGNAALADGSCMIVVATNAPLDARNLKRLAARAIMGMARTGAAGSNGSGDYVIAFSTAAQARIRAGAPAAAALVSNDGMSPLFLAAIEATEEAIYNSLFRATTVTGNGHTVEALPLEKTIEILREHRALAK; this comes from the coding sequence ATGCGACCTGCTTACAAATGGATTGTGCTGCTCTTGCTGACGACGGTGGTCGCCGCGCAAGCGCGTCCACGTGCGCGCGAGGCGGGAGTGGTGGTTGGGATATTGCCGCCGGGTCCGCTGAACGCGATCACCGATGTGCCCGGCGTGCTGGTGGGGCACGCGACCCTGGTCCGCGGGGAAAACGTCCGCACCGGAGTGACGGCGATCCTGCCCCACGGCGGCAACCTGTTTCGCGAAAAGACGCCCGGCGCGGTGTTCGTCGGGAACGCCTTCGGGAAGCTGATGGGCTCGACGCAGGTGGAGGAGCTGGGCGAGATCGAGACGCCCATCCTGCTGACGTCGACGCTGAACGGGCCGCGCGTCGGCGATGCGCTGATTGACTACATGCTGGCCCTGCCCGGGAACGAGGACGTGAGGAGCATCAATCCGCTGGTGGGCGAGACCAACGATGGATATCTGAACGACATTCGCTCGCGCCCGGTGGGGCGCGAAGACGTGTTCGCGGCGATCAAGGGCGCCAAGCCCGGGCCGGTGGAGGAGGGCGCGGTCGGCGCCGGGACTGGCACGGTCGCCTTCGGGTGGAAGGGCGGGATTGGAACTGCGTCGCGGAAGCTGCCGGAGAAGCTTGGCGGCTGGACGGTGGGCGTGCTGGTGCAAACGAATTTCGGCGGCGTACTCACGATCAATGGCGCGCCCGTGGGGCGGGAGCTGGGGAAGTATTACCTCATGGATGAATTTAGCAGTCGATTGCCGAATTGCGGAAGCGCCGAATTGCCGAATTGCAAACCCGCCAATGCCCGCGCCACCTCCAATTCGGCAATCCCGCAGTTGGGCAATGCCGCACTTGCCGACGGGTCGTGCATGATTGTCGTCGCCACGAACGCGCCGCTGGATGCGCGCAACCTGAAGCGGCTGGCGGCCCGCGCGATCATGGGCATGGCGCGGACGGGAGCGGCGGGATCGAACGGGTCGGGCGACTACGTGATCGCCTTCAGCACGGCGGCGCAGGCGCGCATTCGAGCAGGCGCGCCCGCGGCGGCGGCGCTGGTCAGCAACGACGGCATGTCGCCGCTGTTCCTGGCCGCGATTGAGGCGACCGAAGAGGCGATCTACAACTCGCTGTTCCGCGCGACGACGGTGACCGGCAACGGCCACACGGTGGAGGCGCTGCCCCTGGAGAAGACAATCGAGATTCTGCGGGAGCATCGGGCGCTTGCGAAGTGA